The following proteins are co-located in the bacterium genome:
- a CDS encoding glucose 1-dehydrogenase, translating into MQRLDNEIAIITGGALGIGRATAELFAKEGAVVAVTDILEDQGESLCDKIRHYNGKASFFKMDVSKEREVETVFRKIQQDFGAPTILINNAGIAGANKPTHEITEEEWDAVQAVNVKGVFFCTKHIIPKMIENGGGSIVNLSSIYGLIGGDDVPPYHASKGAVRLMTKTDALLYAKDGIRVNSIHPAYIWTPMVEHHLESQGLNNEAGKKLIAEKHPIGHIGEPDDIAYGALYLASKEAKFITGSELIIDGGYTCR; encoded by the coding sequence ATGCAACGACTCGATAATGAGATTGCAATCATCACTGGTGGTGCTCTAGGAATCGGGAGAGCTACTGCAGAGCTATTCGCCAAAGAGGGCGCAGTTGTTGCGGTAACAGATATCCTTGAAGATCAAGGAGAGAGCTTATGTGACAAAATACGCCACTATAATGGAAAGGCCAGCTTCTTTAAAATGGATGTTTCCAAAGAAAGAGAAGTAGAAACTGTTTTCAGAAAAATTCAACAAGACTTTGGAGCCCCAACGATACTAATTAATAACGCGGGAATTGCTGGCGCTAATAAGCCAACACACGAAATCACAGAAGAAGAATGGGATGCAGTTCAAGCTGTGAATGTAAAGGGCGTCTTCTTTTGCACAAAACATATCATTCCTAAAATGATAGAAAATGGCGGAGGTAGCATAGTGAATCTCTCCTCAATCTATGGTCTGATCGGTGGAGATGATGTTCCTCCGTATCATGCATCAAAGGGGGCTGTCCGATTGATGACAAAAACAGATGCCCTGCTCTATGCAAAAGATGGAATACGCGTAAACTCAATTCATCCAGCGTATATTTGGACACCCATGGTAGAACACCATCTTGAGAGTCAGGGGCTAAACAACGAGGCAGGTAAAAAATTAATCGCCGAAAAGCATCCAATCGGACACATTGGCGAGCCAGATGATATCGCTTACGGAGCGCTCTACCTTGCATCGAAAGAAGCAAAATTTATCACTGGATCAGAGCTGATCATTGATGGTGGATATACCTGTCGATAA
- a CDS encoding rhodanese-like domain-containing protein → MLHSKIKIQVAKVCILMSFAVMSAMLIACSGVSAPSKKELIKNFYLTEAAVLVSPHHLRKAMMKGKSDFTLVDLRSAEEYRKAHIKGALNIPAYSSPDKSAYDQVERIVGAFRELPQDKDIIVYCYSEPCMTGRKIGKVLAEHGIYVRHLGVGWNEWRYHWTTWNHEHEWSQTKVEDYVTTDRQLNSSVQVNGAHSSANDNRKGSLDACVAESELGC, encoded by the coding sequence ATGTTACATTCGAAGATTAAAATCCAAGTAGCGAAGGTCTGTATTCTTATGAGCTTCGCTGTTATGTCTGCGATGCTCATCGCTTGCAGTGGAGTGAGCGCACCCTCAAAAAAAGAACTTATTAAGAACTTTTATCTTACCGAAGCGGCTGTGCTTGTGAGTCCGCATCACCTCAGGAAAGCAATGATGAAGGGAAAGAGTGATTTTACTCTTGTTGACTTAAGGAGTGCTGAGGAGTATCGCAAGGCTCATATTAAGGGTGCGCTTAACATTCCTGCATACTCTTCGCCAGATAAGTCAGCCTATGATCAGGTTGAAAGAATAGTCGGGGCCTTTCGAGAGCTTCCTCAAGATAAAGATATTATTGTTTACTGTTACAGTGAGCCGTGCATGACGGGAAGAAAGATAGGGAAAGTGCTTGCTGAGCATGGGATTTATGTACGTCATCTTGGTGTTGGTTGGAACGAGTGGCGTTACCATTGGACTACCTGGAATCATGAACACGAATGGAGTCAAACGAAGGTTGAAGATTATGTGACGACCGATCGACAGCTCAACTCGTCAGTTCAAGTCAATGGGGCACACTCTTCGGCGAATGACAATCGAAAGGGGAGCTTAGATGCCTGCGTTGCAGAATCGGAGCTTGGCTGCTGA